A region of Psychrobacter sp. P2G3 DNA encodes the following proteins:
- a CDS encoding DUF421 domain-containing protein gives MDWISIFIYDTTWTFAVEIVIRTTIMFCLIILLLRSTGKRGIRQLTIFELTMILALGSIAGDPMFTEDLPLIQAVLIMGLVLLLYRLCTWFTTKHKLFELLLEGKPTYIVENGLLIIEDVEKGKMSHDEFFTEMRQQGVRHLGQVEVGLLETDGDFSVLLFPHDETQYGLPIFPKEFQAAKVLENGHPYACMHCGYVEYILAPDEVCNRCHHAKGWAKALNTKIVN, from the coding sequence ATGGACTGGATAAGTATTTTTATTTATGACACTACATGGACTTTTGCGGTAGAAATAGTCATACGTACCACCATTATGTTTTGCTTGATCATTTTATTGTTACGAAGTACAGGCAAACGCGGTATTCGCCAACTCACTATTTTTGAGTTAACCATGATTTTGGCGCTGGGCTCTATTGCCGGTGACCCCATGTTTACAGAGGATTTGCCGCTTATCCAAGCGGTGCTCATCATGGGTCTTGTTTTACTTCTCTATAGACTTTGTACTTGGTTCACCACGAAGCACAAGCTTTTTGAGCTCCTATTAGAAGGCAAACCCACTTATATCGTAGAAAATGGTTTATTGATAATTGAGGATGTCGAAAAAGGTAAAATGTCGCATGATGAATTTTTTACTGAAATGCGTCAACAAGGCGTGCGTCATTTAGGACAAGTGGAGGTTGGATTGCTCGAAACAGATGGTGATTTCAGTGTCTTGTTATTTCCACATGATGAGACGCAGTATGGACTACCTATTTTTCCTAAAGAATTTCAGGCAGCAAAAGTGCTAGAAAATGGTCATCCCTATGCCTGTATGCATTGCGGATATGTTGAGTATATCTTAGCGCCAGATGAAGTATGCAATCGATGCCATCATGCAAAGGGGTGGGCTAAAGCTCTAAATACTAAGATAGTAAATTAG
- a CDS encoding ChaB family protein, giving the protein MPYDKLSDLPDSVKDNLPEHAQEIFQAAFNSANAQYDDESRWFATAWAAVENVYHKNDDGKWVKKSDYK; this is encoded by the coding sequence ATGCCTTACGATAAATTATCCGATCTACCTGACAGCGTAAAAGACAACTTACCTGAACACGCCCAAGAAATTTTTCAAGCGGCTTTTAATAGTGCTAACGCGCAATATGATGACGAGTCGCGTTGGTTTGCTACCGCTTGGGCTGCTGTCGAAAATGTTTATCATAAAAATGATGATGGGAAATGGGTTAAAAAGTCTGACTATAAATAA
- a CDS encoding type II toxin-antitoxin system mRNA interferase toxin, RelE/StbE family: MRSIEVSNQFKRDAKKNYLDLLTPAWGEVLNCLTNDVPLPAKYKDHALTGNYKGFRDCHIKPDLVLIYRVQSDTLDFVRLGSHSEIFD, translated from the coding sequence ATGAGATCCATTGAAGTATCAAACCAGTTTAAGAGAGATGCTAAAAAGAATTATCTAGACTTACTCACTCCTGCATGGGGCGAGGTGCTTAATTGTCTGACTAACGATGTACCGCTACCGGCTAAATATAAAGACCATGCGTTGACCGGCAATTATAAAGGATTTAGAGACTGCCACATCAAACCTGATTTGGTACTTATCTACCGTGTTCAGAGCGATACGTTAGATTTCGTTAGGCTGGGCAGCCATTCAGAGATATTTGATTAG
- a CDS encoding BLUF domain-containing protein, with protein MELELTEVSEKNASNLHYSECIIMRLTYISCYNTNNANIEVARILEQARRNNERNDITGVLVLNENYFLQSIEGARSDINNLLKNLIQDDRHFSLQIIECREVEHRRWNKWSMKYLTLKDEDKEYVLKFSDSNKFNPYFMSTSQITMFIEALSELQK; from the coding sequence GTGGAGCTAGAACTGACAGAGGTTTCAGAAAAAAATGCTTCTAACTTACATTATAGTGAGTGCATTATCATGCGTTTAACTTATATTAGCTGCTATAACACCAACAATGCGAATATTGAAGTAGCGCGTATCCTTGAGCAAGCGCGACGAAACAATGAGCGCAATGATATCACTGGGGTTTTAGTACTTAATGAAAACTATTTTCTTCAGAGTATTGAGGGTGCAAGATCTGATATTAATAACTTATTAAAAAACTTAATCCAAGATGATCGACATTTTTCGTTGCAGATCATTGAATGTCGTGAAGTTGAACATAGGCGTTGGAATAAATGGTCAATGAAATATTTAACGCTCAAAGATGAGGATAAAGAGTATGTACTGAAGTTCTCAGATAGCAATAAATTCAACCCTTATTTCATGAGTACTTCCCAAATTACTATGTTTATTGAAGCACTATCAGAACTTCAAAAATAA
- a CDS encoding CsbD family protein gives MNNQTLKGEWNQLKGSVKQKWGELTDDDLTHIEGDRDKLVGRVQERYGHSKEDAERDVDEWRNQNKY, from the coding sequence ATGAATAACCAAACACTAAAAGGCGAATGGAACCAGCTCAAGGGTTCAGTAAAACAAAAGTGGGGAGAGTTAACAGATGACGATCTTACCCATATCGAAGGTGACCGTGACAAACTGGTTGGCCGTGTCCAAGAGCGTTATGGTCATTCAAAAGAAGATGCTGAACGTGATGTAGATGAGTGGCGTAACCAAAATAAATATTGA
- a CDS encoding nicotinamide-nucleotide amidohydrolase family protein has protein sequence MTDSCAKLLADKQLTIIFIESATAGYLAHRFSMSPYSGDVLMGGLVCYDVAIKKNVLNISSQLIDECTPESLEVTRELVNKSKTLFEADLYVACTGLLKSGGSETKEKPVGTFFYCISYKDELYDFRSVCHGAPEQKLRSINSLICKSIIEVVNQSS, from the coding sequence GTGACTGATAGCTGTGCTAAGTTGTTGGCAGATAAGCAATTAACCATAATTTTTATTGAAAGCGCAACCGCAGGCTATCTAGCGCATCGCTTTTCTATGAGTCCCTATTCAGGTGATGTGTTAATGGGTGGCTTAGTGTGTTACGACGTCGCGATAAAAAAGAACGTGTTAAATATATCGAGTCAACTAATTGATGAGTGTACGCCTGAATCATTAGAGGTCACTCGAGAACTTGTCAATAAATCTAAAACGCTGTTTGAGGCCGATTTATATGTGGCTTGTACAGGACTATTAAAGTCTGGCGGTTCTGAAACCAAAGAGAAGCCCGTCGGCACGTTTTTTTATTGCATCAGCTATAAAGACGAGCTTTATGATTTTCGCAGTGTCTGTCATGGTGCGCCTGAGCAAAAGCTACGCAGTATAAACAGCCTTATTTGTAAGAGTATTATTGAGGTGGTCAACCAGTCATCCTAA
- a CDS encoding type II toxin-antitoxin system RelB/DinJ family antitoxin, with the protein MTTTNYNIRLDQDLKDRSFSVLESYGLTPSQAIRLFLNQVADTNAVPLSFDYQPKLNAQTLAAIAEVASGNGTKYDSFGDLMDELEGEADEIH; encoded by the coding sequence ATGACTACGACCAATTATAATATACGGCTTGACCAGGATCTGAAGGACAGGTCTTTTTCTGTTCTAGAAAGCTATGGGTTAACACCTTCACAAGCCATAAGACTGTTCTTAAACCAAGTAGCCGATACCAATGCGGTTCCCTTGTCTTTTGATTACCAGCCTAAGCTTAACGCGCAAACACTCGCGGCTATTGCAGAGGTTGCGAGTGGTAACGGCACTAAGTACGACAGCTTTGGTGATCTTATGGATGAGCTAGAAGGCGAGGCTGATGAGATCCATTGA